From Paraburkholderia fungorum, the proteins below share one genomic window:
- a CDS encoding efflux RND transporter periplasmic adaptor subunit gives MKTPPVVRRASWWQIGTLAHASLLRRRAGRALLLIAASVTLLAACRKPPAAPAAVEPEVTVTTVVQQDTPVDFVFTAQTQSSREVEIRSRVDGFLDKRLYVEGQVVKAGQTMFQMDSKPFEAALQTAKGQLAQQQARLEVARANLARVEPLAAQNALSKKDLDDAVGNEKQSVAAVIAAKGEVDSALLNLGYTTIKSPLTGLSSFARQQDGSYVTANANGLLTYVYQLNPMWVNFSISENEMLKYRDQITAGQLRFPEHNDFEVQLILADGSEFGQRGHIDFANPAFNTETGTFLVRAVFDNPKGVLRPGQFVKARISGAIRPNSILVPQRSVLQGAKSHFVWVVDDQSKARQRVIEVGDWHGDDWFVSEGLKAGERIVVDGALRVAAGVQVKVVKALTEANGAAPASASQAGGQEQGASSSGATQ, from the coding sequence ATGAAAACCCCTCCTGTTGTTCGCCGCGCGTCGTGGTGGCAGATAGGCACGCTTGCGCATGCATCGCTCTTGCGGCGGCGGGCAGGACGCGCGTTGTTGCTGATCGCAGCGAGCGTCACGTTGCTGGCTGCATGCAGGAAACCACCCGCCGCGCCCGCGGCTGTCGAACCGGAGGTGACGGTGACGACGGTGGTTCAGCAGGACACCCCGGTCGACTTCGTATTTACCGCGCAAACCCAGAGTTCCCGCGAGGTGGAGATCCGTTCGAGAGTGGATGGCTTTCTCGACAAACGTCTGTACGTCGAAGGGCAGGTAGTGAAAGCCGGTCAGACGATGTTCCAGATGGACAGCAAGCCGTTCGAGGCCGCGTTGCAAACCGCCAAAGGACAATTGGCGCAGCAGCAGGCCCGGCTCGAAGTCGCCAGGGCGAATCTCGCGCGCGTTGAGCCGCTGGCCGCGCAGAACGCGTTGAGCAAGAAAGATCTCGACGATGCCGTCGGCAACGAAAAGCAGTCGGTAGCGGCAGTTATCGCGGCGAAGGGCGAAGTCGACTCGGCGCTGTTGAATCTCGGCTACACGACGATCAAGTCGCCGCTCACGGGTCTGTCGAGCTTTGCCCGCCAGCAGGACGGCAGTTATGTCACGGCGAATGCCAACGGCTTGCTGACCTATGTCTATCAACTGAACCCGATGTGGGTGAACTTCAGCATTTCGGAAAATGAAATGTTGAAGTACCGGGATCAGATCACAGCGGGGCAATTGCGGTTTCCCGAACACAACGATTTTGAAGTGCAGTTGATTCTCGCCGATGGCTCGGAGTTCGGGCAGAGGGGGCACATCGACTTTGCGAATCCTGCCTTCAACACTGAAACCGGCACCTTCCTCGTGCGTGCGGTCTTCGACAACCCGAAGGGCGTCCTGCGGCCGGGCCAATTCGTGAAGGCGCGCATTTCCGGTGCGATCCGGCCGAATTCGATTCTGGTGCCGCAGCGATCCGTCCTGCAGGGCGCGAAGAGCCATTTCGTGTGGGTCGTGGACGATCAGTCGAAGGCGCGTCAGCGAGTGATCGAAGTCGGCGACTGGCACGGCGACGACTGGTTCGTGTCGGAAGGACTCAAGGCGGGCGAGCGCATTGTCGTAGACGGTGCGCTGCGGGTCGCGGCCGGGGTGCAGGTCAAGGTTGTCAAGGCGCTGACTGAAGCGAACGGCGCGGCGCCAGCGTCTGCCTCGCAGGCCGGGGGGCAGGAGCAGGGAGCCAGTAGCAGCGGTGCGACCCAATGA
- a CDS encoding response regulator transcription factor, which produces MATLKPIVAVIDDDESVCRSIKRLLRSAGIEAETFSSGSEFLDTLAAAPSYRPACVILDVQMPGINGLEVQRQLLPMSLPVIVITAYDETSAREAAMASGAKAYLRKPLNGAILIRAVETALGGASSE; this is translated from the coding sequence ATGGCCACTCTCAAGCCTATCGTTGCTGTTATCGACGACGACGAATCGGTCTGCCGCTCCATCAAGCGTTTGTTGCGCTCGGCTGGAATCGAAGCCGAGACGTTTTCCAGCGGTTCCGAGTTTCTCGATACTCTCGCAGCCGCCCCATCGTACCGGCCGGCGTGTGTGATTCTGGACGTCCAGATGCCGGGCATCAACGGCCTCGAAGTTCAGCGTCAACTTTTGCCGATGTCGTTGCCCGTCATCGTGATTACCGCTTACGACGAAACTTCCGCCCGGGAGGCTGCCATGGCGTCCGGTGCTAAAGCCTATCTGCGCAAGCCATTGAACGGCGCGATTCTGATCAGGGCCGTGGAGACGGCGCTTGGTGGCGCATCGTCGGAATGA
- a CDS encoding response regulator transcription factor, protein MNETAARVFIVDDDAPVRCALARLLRANGYHVEAIESPESLLQRTDLTKTPACVVLDLQMPGLTGLEVQSKLNQLLPIIFLTGHGDVGSCADAMKAGAVDFLVKPVCESLVLAAIERALTRARAECAKRQQRTEIEERVNHLTRREREVMALVLTGRLNKQVASELGAAEKTIKIHRARVMEKMKARSIVELVRLAEKGGVHAADDD, encoded by the coding sequence ATGAACGAGACCGCTGCGCGCGTCTTTATCGTCGACGACGACGCACCCGTGCGATGCGCGTTGGCCCGGTTACTCCGTGCCAATGGTTACCACGTCGAAGCCATCGAGAGCCCCGAATCGTTGCTGCAAAGAACGGATCTGACGAAGACACCCGCCTGCGTCGTGCTCGATTTGCAGATGCCCGGTTTGACGGGGCTCGAAGTGCAGTCCAAGCTCAATCAGCTACTGCCCATCATATTTCTTACCGGGCACGGCGACGTCGGTTCGTGTGCCGATGCGATGAAAGCGGGCGCGGTCGATTTTCTGGTCAAGCCGGTGTGCGAATCGCTCGTGCTTGCCGCAATAGAGCGGGCGCTCACGCGTGCCAGGGCAGAGTGCGCGAAGCGGCAGCAGCGAACCGAAATCGAAGAGCGCGTCAATCATCTAACCCGTCGCGAACGCGAAGTCATGGCGCTGGTTCTCACGGGGCGCCTGAACAAACAGGTCGCGAGCGAACTCGGCGCCGCCGAGAAGACCATCAAGATTCATCGCGCGCGGGTGATGGAGAAGATGAAAGCGAGGTCGATCGTCGAACTTGTCCGGCTGGCGGAAAAAGGCGGCGTGCACGCAGCCGACGACGATTAA
- a CDS encoding PAS domain-containing sensor histidine kinase codes for MSRTYVFAESRLKWLANVGACAAWLRGSSRRARQALDSKMPFRQALEMMPVAVVMTDQNTRILFANAKAIKLFGYSREELTAASTEMLFPIHAVCDSHLTGGDNNVENRMEETATTQILVARRRDGIDFPTEVNTTRHGRLNHIVKIVVVLDRSACAEVDRSSENLEHLARVSSLGELAGSLAHELKQPLTAMLFNAQAAQKFMESKTDNAAELHDALEDIVTDNCRASEVIHKIRTFARKGDIDFRLLDVGEVIRDTAKLVHSDAITRGIQTRFDIADNLALVYGDKVQLQQVVLNLLLNAFDAVRQSAPERLRVETIVREEPGGGVRITVKDWGQGLTDDKMHKIFRAFYTTKPLGLGLGLSISRTIITGHGGRLWAENNEGVGASFHLTLPAAPGAQQDSRSRPQ; via the coding sequence ATGTCCCGTACCTATGTGTTTGCTGAATCAAGATTGAAATGGCTGGCGAATGTGGGGGCATGTGCGGCCTGGCTCCGGGGAAGTAGCCGTCGCGCCCGCCAGGCCCTGGACTCAAAGATGCCATTCAGGCAGGCGCTTGAAATGATGCCTGTAGCGGTCGTCATGACCGACCAGAACACTCGTATTCTCTTTGCCAATGCTAAAGCAATAAAGCTATTCGGCTATAGCCGGGAAGAGCTAACGGCGGCATCGACAGAAATGCTTTTCCCCATTCATGCCGTTTGTGACTCTCATTTGACAGGCGGTGACAACAACGTCGAAAACAGAATGGAGGAGACGGCAACGACCCAGATACTCGTCGCGCGCCGCCGTGATGGAATCGACTTTCCCACTGAGGTGAACACCACGAGACATGGAAGATTGAACCACATAGTCAAGATTGTCGTGGTACTGGATCGCAGCGCTTGCGCGGAAGTGGATCGAAGCAGTGAGAACCTCGAACATCTCGCGCGAGTGTCCTCGTTGGGTGAGCTTGCAGGGTCTCTTGCCCATGAGTTGAAACAGCCGCTCACGGCAATGCTGTTCAATGCTCAGGCGGCGCAGAAGTTCATGGAATCGAAGACGGACAACGCCGCCGAATTGCACGACGCGTTAGAAGACATCGTGACGGACAACTGTCGCGCGAGTGAAGTGATCCATAAGATCCGCACGTTTGCGCGCAAAGGTGATATTGATTTTCGTCTTCTGGATGTTGGCGAGGTGATACGCGATACCGCGAAGCTCGTTCATAGCGACGCAATAACTCGCGGCATTCAAACCCGCTTCGATATTGCCGACAATCTGGCGCTGGTGTACGGCGACAAAGTACAACTTCAGCAGGTCGTACTGAATCTATTGCTGAATGCATTCGATGCGGTCAGGCAGAGCGCACCCGAAAGACTTCGGGTCGAGACGATCGTGCGGGAAGAACCGGGCGGCGGCGTGCGGATTACGGTTAAAGATTGGGGACAGGGTCTGACGGACGACAAGATGCACAAGATTTTCAGAGCCTTTTACACAACGAAGCCTCTGGGACTGGGGCTGGGTCTTTCCATTAGTCGCACGATCATCACTGGTCACGGAGGCCGATTATGGGCGGAGAACAACGAGGGTGTTGGGGCGTCGTTTCACCTGACGTTGCCGGCGGCACCCGGTGCACAACAGGACAGCAGATCCCGGCCGCAATGA
- a CDS encoding mechanosensitive ion channel family protein — protein sequence MQRESNHAHAFTRPYTCAVLQLGSSAIWAVRLALVSLLVLCLLGLHGAVAAPLATGLPKLSGNASASTAQAASAPSAASQAEQARALDTLIATLENDTQRKALVSHLKGLRAGSRSAAPEAPASAAQPSSDLLGAIASGIASVETDLSEGRTPLHYWATRSSAALGELRAILAGRNGESFGHVLLWMTATLACWGACAGLLIYLQTRIVARYRWKVALEPNPTSLELLIFAVWRTAPWVVAFVAVVLFVQQVLDTLGSTLGLVIAYAIVAGAIFSAICMITFSIFNTAHRRVALHQLLTRSRWPLFVIGASGALGDATANPDVIRLLGANLAGVVSASANVTAAVLIGYFALAFRRPVTHLIRNRPYAQRRDHKLATEALDILASLWHIPILLIAIASVVAIIDARGSEESVLQPSLLSALLLVLTLFISALLLHVTRRSDTRIHRRAPHLMRLLRFASTLVVFATWLAFIRFELDLWSGPIARTIRHSAMTPGFRHGLIVVIATVFGAWFMWIICDTVILKAIGPNSSRNRTLDPGVRARTMLPLVRNGVFATVASLAAVVAAASLGINLTPLLAGAGVIGLAVGFGAKALVTDLITGLFIIVEETISVGDWIEVGSEHAGTVMDLTIRTVRLRDGQGAVHTIPFSQIKIVKNLSRDFANAVFEVRVPFNADLENVTRMIVEVSAELLTDFNLRKEILGPVEVWGLDRFEANWIVVKAQIKTRPLQQWSIARAFNARLKRKMDEAGIEIPVPQMLLNTSAGSRGPSSLADDASVDQKNR from the coding sequence ATGCAGCGAGAATCCAACCATGCTCACGCGTTCACCCGGCCGTACACCTGCGCTGTTTTACAGCTTGGATCGAGTGCGATCTGGGCCGTGCGTCTGGCTTTAGTCAGCCTTCTGGTTCTGTGTCTACTGGGTCTGCATGGAGCGGTTGCTGCGCCACTGGCCACGGGCCTGCCGAAACTGAGCGGTAACGCGTCAGCCTCGACCGCGCAAGCTGCGTCGGCACCGTCGGCGGCCAGTCAGGCCGAGCAGGCACGCGCGCTCGATACCCTGATCGCCACGCTGGAAAACGATACGCAACGAAAAGCGCTCGTCTCCCATTTGAAGGGACTGCGTGCAGGTTCGCGCAGTGCCGCACCCGAGGCGCCCGCGTCCGCCGCTCAGCCCAGTAGCGATCTGCTCGGAGCCATTGCTTCGGGCATTGCGTCCGTCGAGACGGACCTGAGCGAGGGCCGCACACCCTTGCATTATTGGGCAACCCGTTCTTCCGCCGCGCTCGGCGAGCTGCGGGCCATTCTGGCCGGCAGGAACGGGGAGTCGTTCGGCCATGTCCTGCTCTGGATGACCGCGACGCTCGCATGCTGGGGCGCGTGCGCAGGCCTGTTGATCTATTTGCAGACGCGCATTGTTGCGAGGTATCGCTGGAAGGTCGCACTCGAACCGAATCCGACATCACTTGAGTTGTTGATCTTCGCTGTCTGGCGAACGGCGCCGTGGGTCGTCGCATTTGTGGCGGTCGTGCTGTTCGTGCAACAGGTGCTCGACACGCTGGGCAGCACGCTGGGACTCGTGATCGCTTACGCGATCGTCGCGGGCGCGATCTTTTCGGCGATCTGCATGATCACCTTCTCGATTTTTAACACCGCGCATCGGCGGGTTGCATTACATCAGCTGCTCACCCGAAGCCGCTGGCCGCTTTTTGTGATCGGAGCATCGGGTGCACTTGGCGACGCGACGGCTAATCCTGACGTCATTCGCCTGCTTGGTGCGAACCTCGCCGGGGTCGTGTCGGCCTCCGCCAATGTGACGGCGGCCGTTCTGATCGGATATTTCGCGCTCGCTTTCCGACGGCCTGTTACGCATCTGATACGCAACCGCCCGTATGCGCAAAGGCGCGATCACAAACTCGCCACGGAAGCGCTCGATATACTCGCTTCGCTTTGGCATATTCCAATCCTGTTGATCGCGATTGCGTCGGTGGTGGCGATTATCGATGCACGCGGCTCGGAAGAGAGCGTTTTGCAGCCGTCACTGCTCAGTGCGCTCCTGCTCGTCCTCACGCTTTTCATCTCCGCGCTGCTGCTGCACGTGACGCGGCGAAGCGACACGCGCATACATCGCCGTGCGCCGCATCTGATGAGGCTGTTGCGATTCGCCAGTACGCTGGTCGTTTTCGCGACGTGGCTCGCCTTCATCCGGTTCGAACTGGACCTCTGGAGCGGTCCGATCGCGCGCACGATCAGGCACAGTGCGATGACACCTGGCTTCAGACATGGATTGATCGTCGTCATTGCAACGGTATTCGGCGCCTGGTTCATGTGGATCATTTGCGACACCGTCATCCTCAAGGCAATAGGGCCAAACAGTTCGCGTAACAGGACACTTGATCCCGGCGTGCGCGCACGCACGATGTTGCCTCTCGTGCGTAACGGCGTGTTCGCAACGGTGGCGAGCCTGGCTGCCGTGGTCGCCGCGGCTAGCCTGGGCATCAATCTGACGCCGCTGCTTGCCGGCGCCGGCGTGATCGGTCTTGCCGTGGGGTTCGGTGCGAAGGCGCTCGTCACCGATCTGATCACGGGGCTCTTTATCATTGTCGAGGAGACGATTTCGGTAGGGGACTGGATCGAGGTCGGCAGCGAGCATGCCGGCACGGTCATGGACCTCACAATCCGCACCGTGCGGTTACGCGATGGACAAGGCGCGGTTCACACCATTCCTTTCTCGCAGATCAAGATCGTAAAGAACCTGTCGCGCGACTTTGCCAACGCGGTCTTCGAGGTACGCGTGCCGTTCAATGCCGATCTGGAAAACGTCACGCGAATGATTGTCGAGGTGAGTGCCGAGCTGCTCACCGACTTCAACCTTCGCAAGGAAATTCTCGGGCCCGTCGAGGTGTGGGGGCTCGACCGCTTCGAAGCCAACTGGATCGTGGTGAAAGCGCAGATCAAGACGCGGCCATTGCAGCAGTGGAGCATCGCGCGCGCTTTCAACGCGAGACTCAAGCGGAAGATGGACGAGGCTGGAATTGAAATTCCAGTGCCGCAGATGCTGCTCAATACATCGGCCGGAAGCCGGGGCCCGTCGTCACTGGCAGATGATGCTTCCGTCGATCAGAAGAACCGATAA
- the aspT gene encoding aspartate-alanine antiporter has protein sequence MIKVLIDWLTKSLQGAPELAMFLAVGIGYWVGGIRFGKFSLGTVTASLIVALGIGQLHVEVSRELRWGLFLLFLFANGYAAGPQFFQALKEDGVKPMLLSVTVMVVGLATAWSMARLFRLDLGIAAGIFCGGLTQSAAIGTATDAIMNLPLPLAERKLLANHVAVADALTYLFGAIGMILFVSSLAPRLLRVDLREEAAALEKKFGIRRETAGVFTAHQKFAVRSYRLSSSGFAGRRVDEAERSEAPLRYFVEHILRDGNAIEVRPETVLHTDDTVTLYGQMPALVKIGPRFGTELHDPELLQFPIEILKVTVTNKALCGVPLEALMRVPEFDFRSVGLRSIMRGAQQIPIGTGTLLDRGDVLELVGPQRAVERATTEIGYALRPSHASSLSILGLGIVCGALIGLPYVVLGNIRLTLSVSVGTLVAGLLLGWFRSLRPTLGDIPQPALDLMINFGLAAFVACSGLQAGPEFVRAVRELGLGILVAGAVVTLVPQAVALLVGRYVLRMNPLMLLGALAGAQTFTAALAAVQDKAGSRIPVLGYTVPYATSNILLTTGGSIMVALMA, from the coding sequence GTGATTAAAGTGCTTATAGACTGGCTGACAAAGTCGCTGCAGGGTGCGCCGGAGCTGGCGATGTTTCTTGCCGTGGGCATCGGCTACTGGGTCGGCGGTATCAGGTTCGGCAAGTTCTCACTGGGTACGGTCACCGCGTCGCTGATCGTCGCGTTGGGGATCGGGCAACTGCATGTGGAAGTCAGCCGCGAACTCCGCTGGGGATTATTCCTGCTATTTCTGTTTGCCAATGGCTATGCTGCCGGTCCGCAGTTCTTTCAGGCACTCAAGGAGGACGGCGTCAAGCCAATGCTCCTGTCCGTCACGGTGATGGTGGTGGGGCTTGCCACCGCATGGTCGATGGCGCGTCTGTTCAGGCTCGACCTGGGGATAGCCGCCGGAATCTTTTGCGGTGGACTCACGCAGTCAGCCGCAATCGGTACCGCAACCGATGCCATCATGAACCTGCCTTTGCCTCTTGCTGAACGCAAACTGCTGGCCAATCACGTGGCCGTCGCCGATGCGCTGACGTACCTCTTCGGTGCTATCGGCATGATCCTGTTTGTCAGTTCGCTGGCGCCGCGTCTTCTGCGCGTCGACCTGCGCGAGGAAGCGGCCGCGCTGGAGAAAAAATTCGGCATCCGGCGCGAAACGGCGGGCGTATTTACAGCACACCAAAAATTTGCGGTGCGTTCGTATCGTCTTTCCAGTAGCGGATTCGCAGGCAGGCGGGTCGACGAGGCCGAGCGTAGCGAAGCACCGCTGCGTTATTTCGTCGAGCACATCCTGCGCGACGGCAATGCGATCGAGGTTCGCCCGGAAACCGTGCTGCATACAGACGACACGGTCACCCTCTACGGACAGATGCCTGCTCTGGTGAAGATAGGTCCGCGATTCGGCACCGAGTTACACGACCCGGAATTGCTGCAGTTTCCTATCGAAATACTGAAAGTGACGGTGACGAACAAAGCACTGTGCGGGGTTCCGCTCGAAGCGCTGATGCGGGTACCGGAATTCGACTTTCGCAGCGTCGGGCTGCGCTCGATCATGCGGGGAGCGCAGCAGATCCCGATCGGTACTGGAACGCTCCTGGACCGTGGCGACGTGCTCGAACTGGTCGGCCCGCAACGCGCGGTCGAACGGGCGACGACGGAGATCGGCTACGCACTGCGTCCCAGCCATGCGTCCAGTCTGTCCATACTCGGGCTCGGCATAGTGTGCGGTGCGCTGATTGGTCTGCCTTACGTGGTGCTCGGCAACATCAGGCTGACGCTGAGCGTGAGCGTCGGCACGCTGGTCGCCGGGTTGCTGCTGGGCTGGTTTCGCTCGCTGCGGCCGACGCTTGGCGACATTCCCCAGCCGGCACTCGATCTGATGATCAACTTCGGGCTGGCAGCCTTCGTTGCGTGCTCGGGTCTCCAGGCGGGTCCCGAGTTCGTGCGCGCGGTGAGGGAACTGGGACTCGGCATTCTGGTGGCCGGTGCGGTAGTGACTTTGGTGCCACAGGCGGTGGCGCTTCTGGTGGGCCGCTACGTATTGCGGATGAACCCATTAATGCTGCTGGGCGCACTGGCCGGCGCACAGACCTTTACCGCCGCTCTGGCTGCCGTGCAGGACAAGGCGGGCAGCCGCATTCCGGTGCTGGGCTACACGGTGCCCTATGCCACGTCGAATATCCTGCTGACCACCGGTGGATCGATCATGGTCGCGTTGATGGCGTAG
- a CDS encoding decarboxylase, producing MRALATQPQQDTVGLRDQALEVLNDLAPLEDLNGYPGPYLMAQLHERLAAGEWDTLSRLVQRISAALMSNSYRDDKEAWKAEEEGELRLPDFLPPSIGHGQSRKPYFETLVVAAGERSTWPDIRESFHRLRRNDDSFVYEMVVVGSFEDAILATIFNYNLQSVVIVDGFSFASQYTSPALRDIIVRNTPAGTGARMDDMGSALARLVRGLRPELDVFLSTDRDVAQLAGSDAAAPLRRIFYGAEEPMEIHLAILDGIRDRYETPYFDNLKHYAARPIGTFHALPVARGKSIFKSNWIRDMGEFYGANLFLAESSATTGGLDSLLEPTGNIKASQDKAARALGGDRSFFVTNGTSTANKIVHQALLTPGDIVLIDRDCHKSHHYGIVLAGAQPLYIDAYPLTQYSMYGSLAIRPIKQALLALKAEGKLDRARMLVLTNCTFDGHVANVEQTMLECLAIKPDLIFLWDEAWFGYARFSPLLRMRTAMGGAAKLRELMRDPAYREKYEAFKRSSADFEPTDSRLLDMPLLPDPDLASIRVYETDSIHKSMSALRQASIIVVADEAFHTVEAQFKEAFFTHTSTSPNLQIIASIDVARRQMELEGYELVQRAIQLAIEIRKEINHHPLISRFFRAATPAEMIPDEYRRSGFADYGMAGKTISDATRALREDEFFLDPTRITLLCGNAGYDGTRFKGLLAESYDIQINKTSRNSVLVQININNTRSDMAHLIKALADISRSLERELDQGGESVRAGFEARVKALVEDVPELPNFSRFHNALRENSASATSEGDMRAAFYLAYNPEACEWIRLNDGLIDDRLKNGPELVSAKFVIPYPPGFPIMVPGQVITPETIAFMRKLDVKEIHGYNAARGLELLKPDALDALRR from the coding sequence GTGCGTGCGTTGGCCACCCAGCCGCAGCAGGATACCGTCGGCCTGCGCGATCAGGCGCTGGAAGTGCTCAATGACCTCGCGCCGCTGGAAGATCTGAACGGCTATCCGGGCCCCTATCTGATGGCGCAGCTGCATGAACGACTCGCAGCGGGCGAGTGGGATACCCTGTCGCGTCTCGTGCAGCGAATCAGTGCAGCACTGATGTCGAACAGCTACCGGGACGACAAGGAAGCGTGGAAAGCGGAGGAGGAAGGCGAACTGCGCCTGCCGGATTTCCTTCCGCCTTCCATCGGCCACGGGCAAAGCCGTAAGCCCTATTTCGAAACGCTCGTGGTGGCCGCCGGCGAACGGTCTACGTGGCCTGATATCCGCGAAAGCTTTCACCGCCTGCGTCGCAACGACGACAGCTTCGTCTACGAAATGGTCGTGGTCGGCAGCTTCGAGGACGCGATACTCGCTACGATTTTTAACTACAACCTGCAGTCGGTGGTGATTGTCGATGGTTTCAGCTTTGCGTCGCAATATACGTCTCCTGCATTGCGCGACATCATCGTGCGCAATACGCCTGCAGGAACGGGCGCACGGATGGACGACATGGGTTCGGCGCTGGCTCGGCTCGTGCGGGGGCTGCGCCCGGAACTCGATGTGTTTCTCTCCACCGATCGCGACGTGGCCCAATTGGCGGGCTCGGATGCCGCCGCCCCCCTGCGCCGGATCTTCTACGGCGCGGAAGAACCGATGGAGATTCATCTGGCCATCCTGGACGGCATCCGGGACCGCTATGAAACGCCGTACTTCGACAACCTCAAGCACTACGCCGCACGCCCGATCGGAACCTTCCACGCGCTGCCGGTGGCAAGAGGCAAGTCGATCTTCAAATCGAACTGGATCCGGGACATGGGCGAGTTCTATGGCGCCAACCTGTTCCTCGCCGAATCGTCGGCCACCACGGGCGGGCTGGACAGCCTGCTCGAGCCCACCGGCAACATCAAGGCGTCGCAGGACAAGGCTGCGCGTGCGCTGGGGGGAGACCGCTCCTTCTTCGTGACCAACGGCACCTCCACGGCCAACAAGATCGTGCATCAGGCGCTGCTGACGCCGGGCGATATCGTGCTGATCGACCGCGACTGCCACAAGTCGCATCACTACGGCATCGTGCTGGCAGGTGCGCAGCCTCTCTATATCGACGCCTATCCGCTCACCCAGTACTCGATGTACGGCAGCCTGGCGATACGCCCCATCAAACAGGCGCTGCTCGCGCTGAAGGCCGAGGGCAAGCTCGATCGGGCCAGGATGCTGGTGCTGACCAATTGCACCTTCGATGGCCACGTGGCCAATGTCGAACAGACCATGCTCGAATGTCTGGCCATCAAGCCCGACCTGATTTTCCTCTGGGATGAAGCCTGGTTCGGCTATGCCCGCTTTTCGCCGCTGCTGCGAATGCGCACGGCGATGGGCGGGGCCGCGAAACTGCGCGAGCTGATGCGCGATCCCGCGTACCGGGAGAAATACGAAGCCTTCAAACGATCCTCTGCCGACTTCGAACCGACCGACTCCCGGCTGCTCGACATGCCGCTTCTGCCTGACCCGGATCTGGCCAGCATCCGGGTCTACGAGACCGACTCGATTCACAAGTCGATGTCAGCTTTGCGCCAGGCGTCGATCATCGTCGTGGCCGACGAAGCTTTTCACACCGTCGAGGCACAGTTCAAGGAGGCCTTCTTTACCCATACGTCGACTTCGCCGAACCTGCAGATCATCGCGTCGATCGACGTGGCCCGGCGGCAGATGGAGCTGGAGGGATACGAACTCGTACAACGCGCGATTCAACTGGCGATCGAGATCCGCAAGGAAATCAACCATCATCCGCTGATTTCCCGCTTCTTCCGTGCGGCCACCCCGGCGGAGATGATCCCCGACGAGTATCGGAGGTCCGGCTTCGCGGATTACGGAATGGCCGGAAAGACCATCTCCGATGCCACGCGAGCGCTGCGCGAGGACGAGTTCTTTCTCGATCCCACGCGCATCACACTACTGTGCGGCAACGCGGGTTACGACGGTACCCGTTTCAAGGGATTGCTCGCCGAGTCTTACGACATCCAGATCAACAAGACCTCGCGTAACAGTGTGCTGGTGCAGATCAATATCAATAACACCCGCAGCGACATGGCGCATCTGATCAAGGCGCTCGCCGACATTTCACGCTCGCTTGAACGGGAGTTGGATCAAGGCGGCGAAAGCGTGCGCGCGGGCTTCGAGGCGCGCGTCAAGGCGCTCGTCGAGGATGTCCCGGAACTGCCGAACTTCAGCCGCTTCCACAATGCGTTGCGCGAGAACAGCGCGAGCGCGACATCCGAAGGCGACATGCGCGCAGCGTTCTATCTCGCCTACAACCCGGAGGCATGCGAGTGGATCCGTTTGAATGACGGGCTGATCGACGATCGTCTGAAGAACGGTCCGGAACTGGTGTCGGCCAAATTCGTGATTCCGTATCCGCCGGGATTCCCGATCATGGTCCCCGGTCAGGTCATTACGCCGGAAACCATTGCGTTCATGCGCAAGCTGGATGTGAAGGAAATTCACGGCTACAACGCCGCGCGGGGACTGGAACTGCTCAAGCCGGATGCGTTGGACGCACTTCGGCGCTAG